A single window of Microplitis demolitor isolate Queensland-Clemson2020A chromosome 7, iyMicDemo2.1a, whole genome shotgun sequence DNA harbors:
- the LOC106693296 gene encoding putative ankyrin repeat protein RF_0381, whose protein sequence is MSGQKKLRLDNIENKHIKFYIEAHNAYIDMRFIYNSIIEDWTFLHTAVDQSDEDLVDYLLKKGADPNINVKIYGTPLHVAVKKGNLEIIKNLLKHGGDINVCGDMCENFTVLEYAVQHDRIEAYKILSDRVNTLDPILMCIALKYNSKKILDAYLTENVEANYRSKDYGSFLHCAVHGGNLDAIERLIKYGADINYACSYNNGTGLWDYSDLTALQVAVIFNKMKAVKLLIQKHADVNICADDDEAALSLAVSMTCHDDVINDLLYVGADIGKIDLSKYVGRESIKKLIKKQAVKLNVAKLYVSEKHLKTIADDRELINFRNRCIEEIKDMKKIIISMSSVNFYSLLRKNYHQLALYAMNDVIRSAVLETDFMGTHFPLYAGIVSSRFRKGVERKNLLVKVENFFFDVFHNLPDTFIRNVFFYLSNGDLESLQSRL, encoded by the coding sequence atgagtggGCAGAAAAAATTGCGACTGGATAACATAGAAAATaaacatattaaattttatatagaagCGCATAATGCATATATTGATATgagatttatttacaactcAATAATAGAAGACTGGACATTTCTGCACACAGCAGTCGATCAATCTGATGAAGATTTAGTtgattatcttttaaaaaaaggagCTGACCcaaatataaatgttaaaatttatggCACTCCTCTTCATGTGGCCGTAAAAAAGGGTAATTtagaaatcataaaaaatttattgaaacatGGCGGGGATATAAATGTGTGCGGTGACATGTGTGAAAATTTTACGGTACTTGAGTATGCTGTCCAGCATGATCGTATTGaggcttataaaattttaagcgaTAGGGTGAATACGTTAGATCCTATTTTGATGTGCATCGCACTTAAatacaatagtaaaaaaatattggatgCATATTTGACGGAAAATGTCGAAGCAAATTATCGATCAAAAGATTATGGATCATTTCTTCATTGCGCGGTCCATGGCGGTAACTTAGACGCAATTGAACGACTGATAAAATATGGTGCAGACATAAATTATGCGTGTAGTTACAATAATGGTACGGGTTTATGGGACTACAGTGATTTGACAGCATTGCAAGttgctgtaatttttaataaaatgaaagctgtaaaattattgatacagAAACATGCTGATGTTAATATATGCGCAGATGATGACGAAGCAGCATTGAGTTTGGCTGTTTCGATGACTTGTCACGATGATGTTATCAATGATCTTCTTTATGTGGGTGCTGATATTgggaaaattgatttatcgaaaTATGTGGGACGagagtcaattaaaaaattgattaaaaaacaaGCTGTTAAATTGAATGTCGCTAAATTGTATGTCAgtgaaaaacatttaaaaactattgcCGATGACAGggaattgattaattttcgaaatcgCTGTATTGAGGAAAtaaaagatatgaaaaaaataataatcagtaTGTCTAGTGTTAACTTTTATAGtttgttgagaaaaaattatcatcaattgGCGCTGTATGCTATGAATGATGTGATTAGATCAGCGGTTTTAGAGACTGACTTTATGGGAACACACTTTCCTTTGTATGCTGGTATTGTTAGTAGTCGATTCCGTAAAGGGGttgaacgaaaaaatttattggtgaaagttgagaattttttttttgacgttttTCATAATCTACCTGACACCTTTATaagaaatgtatttttttatttaagtaatgGTGACTTGGAAAGCTTACAAAGTAGActgtaa
- the LOC128668187 gene encoding uncharacterized protein LOC128668187, which produces MVRNYKSKNTHMSWNELAMAKAIEAVNQGEMGYLAASKAFGVPKTTLRRRSNFYKLNNDIEFVSSKGLPRKFTPVFSPVQESELVSYLKDLESRLFGLSSFEVRILAYQLAEKNQIKHPFVNGVAGEDWLQGFLKRNPTLSLRKPESTSAARAAGFNRIVIQNFFNLLKQIMEKYNLLPHRIFNVDETGCSSVPKTHGKIIVEKGKKQVGILTSAERGKNVTMELCVSASGQFLPPLFIFPRKRMKPNLLNNTIPGSWGLCHSSGWMQHDLFLQWFQWFVDQVKPTSEDPVLLILDGHTTHTNNLDVIDYARDHHVVILCLPPHCTHRLQPLDVSVMKPISSYYEQEVKKWLSEHPGRVVTPEVLPMLFSNALNKAAKPETIINGFRKTGIYPMNPDIFDSKDFAPADTTNSNKPPEEQSLENLTQSLSDLCKTDFIEGPEPEQQPEQQQLEQQELRQQEPEKPELQQQLEEPVIIPIASTSTGKPSLRPPSRYFRPQIIDESSDEEMEKSLTENITKTAASSKATMRQNTSKFYVTPYDIKPLPSRDSPPKKRRRGVTRILTSKQYRDELEEKKNNQKIKNIIAEKVTNKNKAPKIKKKKSSQKEDSDCHCLYCNGLYSESKESWIQCNNCKMWSHDSCASIEEDFSDEYTCDYCENN; this is translated from the exons atggtgcgcaattataaatcaaaaaatactcATATGTCATGGAATGAATTGGCTATGGCAAAAGCTATCGAAGCAGTTAACCAAGGAGAGATGGGATATCTTGCTGCTTCAAAAGCGTTTGGAGTACCAAAAACCACTCTGAGACGCCGatccaatttttataaattaaacaatgatATAGAGTTTGTATCATCGAAAG ggCTACCCAGAAAGTTTACTCCAGTTTTTAGTCCTGTGCAAGAATCCGAACTTGTCagttatttaaaagatttagaAAGTCGATTATTTGGATTATCAAGCTTCGAGGTGAGAATCCTCGCTTATCAGCTcgctgaaaaaaatcaaattaaacaTCCATTTGTAAATGGAGTAGCTGGAGAAGATTGGCTGCAAGGATTTTTGAAACGTAACCCCACCTTATCGTTACGCAAACCTGAAAGCACATCAGCAGCACGGGCAGctggtttcaatcggattgtcattcaaaatttttttaacttactaAAACAGATTATGGAAAAATACAATCTACTTCCTCATCGTATTTTTAACGTAGATGAAACTGGCTGTAGTAGTGTCCCAAAAACTCACGGGAAAATCATTGTTGAGAAAGGAAAAAAACAAGTTGGAATTTTAACGTCAGCTGAGCGAGGTAAAAATGTGACAATGGAGCTTTGTGTTTCAGCTTCAGGACAATTTTTACCACCATTGTTCATTTTTCCTCGTAAGCGTATGAAACCCAACTTGTTGAATAATACAATCCCAGGAAGTTGGGGGCTTTGTCATTCCAGTGGCTGGATGCAACATGATCTCTTCTTGCAGTGGTTCCAATGGTTTGTTGACCAGGTTAAGCCAACTTCTGAAGATCCAGTGCTGCTGATTTTGGATGGGCATACGACACACACTAACAATTTAGATGTGATTGACTACGCTCGTGATCATCACGTTGTAATTCTTTGCTTGCCACCTCATTGCACTCACCGTTTACAACCATTGGATGTCAGTGTAATGAAACCAATATCTTCTTATTATGAgcaagaagtaaaaaaatggttATCAGAGCACCCAGGAAGAGTCGTCACGCCTGAAGTTCTGCCAATGCTGTTCAGTAATGCATTAAATAAAGCAGCAAAGCCTGAAACTATAATAAATGGTTTCCGAAAAACTGGAATTTACCCAATGAATCCAGATATTTTTGACTCAAAAGATTTTGCTCCTGCCGACACTACCAATAGCAACAAACCACCTGAAGAACAATCACTAGAAAATCTGACCCAAAGTCTGAGTGATTTGTGCAAGACAGATTTTATTGAAGGACCTGAACCCGAGCAACAACCTGAACAGCAGCAACTTGAGCAACAAGAGCTTAGACAGCAAGAGCCAGAAAAACCTGAACTGCAACAACAACTTGAAGAGCCAGTAATTATTCCAATTGCCTCCACCTCCACTGGTAAACCATCGTTGAGGCCCCCATCTAGGTACTTTAGACCACAAATTATTGACGAAAGCTCCGATGAAGAGATGGAAAAATCTCTTACTGAAAATATCACTAAAACTGCTGCATCATCCAAAGCAACGATGAGACAAAACACATCGAAGTTTTATGTAACACCTTACGACATCAAGCCATTGCCATCAAGAGACTCCCCGCCAAAAAAACGACGTCGAGGTGTGACGAGGATTTTAACCAGTAAACAATACCGTGATGAgttggaagaaaaaaaaaataatcaaaaaataaaaaatataatagcagAAAAAGTCACTAATAAAAACAAAgctccaaaaattaaaaaaaaaaaaagttctcaaaAAGAAGACAGTGATTGCCATTGCCTGTATTGTAATGGACTCTATTCTGAATCAAAGGAATCATGGATTCAGTGCAATAACTGCAAAATGTGGTCTCACGATTCCTGTGCAAGTATTGAGGAAGATTTTTCAGATGAATATACCTGTGATtactgtgaaaataattaa
- the LOC103580474 gene encoding uncharacterized protein LOC103580474: MNTTYGVFNNIYGSIIYEENLNNQRFCSGDCSAFNPTQRPIGMFPNIHDCFGTIHACFRISNWETICQGCACLCERSNDPKLNNKNDELLDSFCLDPISVDFGYVATGVRFKKRENRIQIELQQGYLRNGTIDQKTVSWKWIKECENSKKVVDNFNGWSYDGLKVILEDNILPDGAVVTGVTFNESLQGKYIDHNGNINRYWPEFSQQTQCFERTLDLVHEGLNLRPPTAFNGKMKQFSESCKHHVLFGGTSLISDRINHIVPFIDLQEVTTNPSQPISGIGWFYRGQPEYGGYLSLRIFVKKKNVNENTESRMFQYQNDIIPFFG; encoded by the exons atga atACGACATATGGGgttttcaataatatatatggatctataatttatgaggaaaatttgaataatcaaAGATTTTGCTCGGGTGATTGTAGTGCGTTTAATCCAACACAAAGACCCATAGGTATGTTTCCTAATATTCACGACTGTTTTGGAACTATTCATGCATGTTTTCGAATATCT AATTGGGAAACTATATGTCAAGGGTGCGCATGTTTATGTGAACGTAGTAATGATCCAaagttaaacaataaaaatgatgaattacTCGATTCGTTTTGTTTGGATCCAATTTCTGTCGATTTTGGata tgttgCGACTGGcgttagatttaaaaaaagggaaaatAGAATTCAGATCGAACTTCAACAAGGATATTTAAGAAATGGCACAATTGATCAGAAAACTGTTTCATGGAAATGGATAAAAGAATgtgaaaattctaaaaaggttgttgataatttcaatGGTTGGAGTTATGACGGATTGAAGGTTATACTAGAAGATAATATTCTACCAGATGGCGCCGTCGTCACAG GTGTAACATTCAATGAATCATTGCAAGGAAAATATATTGACCATAATGGAAACATTAATCGCTATTGGCCGGAATTCAGTCAACAAACACAATGTTTTGAgag gACTCTTGATTTAGTGCATGAGGGTTTAAATTTAAGGCCGCCTACGGCATTCAATGGTAAAATGAAACAATTCAGTGAATCATGTAAACATCATGTATTATTTGGCGGTACATCTTTAATAAGTGATCGTATAAATCATATAGTACCCTTCATAGACTTGCAAGAAGTTACCACAAATCCATCGCAGCCAATTAGTGGCATCGGCTGGTTCTATCGAGGCCAACCTGAATACGGAGGATATTTATCTTTGagaatttttgtgaaaaaaaaaaatgttaatgaaaaTACTGAGAGCCGCATGTTTCAATATCAGAACGATATCATACCTTTTTTTGGATAg